The Sporosarcina sp. 6E9 genome segment TTACTTTAAAGAGACATTGTGGATTTCCGTTGCGGGTGGACAGACATTTTCCAGGAAATTATGCTAGTTGTCTACGGGTGAATAGTAGTCCCGACTTGCAAGCTGCTTGATTAGTATTTTTCAAATCTAAACTACTTTATTATTATTAATCCGAAAGAAGGCGATGGTACGTGATTCTGTTTCCTGCAATTGATATAAGAAATGGCAAGTGTGTTCGACTGATACAAGGTGATTATGATCAAGAAATTATATACGGTGATTCGCCGACTGACATGGCATTGCTATGGGAAAAACAAGGGGCGGAATACATACATATCGTTGACCTTGATGGTGCAAAAACGGGCGATTCCTCAAATCGTCTTGCAATACAAGCGATAGCAAAAGCAGTTTCAATTCCTATTCAAGTGGGTGGCGGAATTCGCTCCATGGAGATTATTGATGAACATATTGAGAATGGTGTCAGTAGAATTATAATTGGGACGGCTGCCATCACAAATCGCCCTTTTTTGGAAGAAGCAGTTGGAAAATATGGCGACAAAATCGCTGTTTCAATCGATGCGCGTAACGGAATGGTCGCTACAGATGGTTGGACTGAAACGAGCAATACACTAGCCACTGACTTAATAAAAGAGTTAGCAGAAATCGGTGTAAAAACAGTCGTTTACACAGATATTTTAAAAGATGGCATGATGCAAGGACCAAATTTTCAGGAATTAAAAGAAATAAATGATGCATCCTCAATCGATATTATCGCTTCAGGTGGTGTTACCACTCAAAATGATTTTGAACTGTTAAAAGAAATGAATCTTTACGGAGCTATAATGGGAAAAGCACTTTATGAAGGCACTGTAACGTTAGACGAGCTTCTGGGAGGAGACAAGAATGGCGAGTAAACGTATTATTCCATGTTTAGATGTTGATAAAGGTAAAGTCGTAAAAGGACGGAAGTTTGAAAACATTCAAGAAGTCGCTGATCCAATTGATTTGGCAAGAAAATATGTGGCAGACGGTGCAGATGAACTTGTTTTTTATGATATTACAGCATCAACGGATAATCGGCCTTTATTTTTAGATACGATTGCGACTATCGCGAAAGAAGTTCCCATTCCATTTATCGTCGGCGGCGGTATTCGAACGCTTGAAGATATACAACACTTATTGGACGTTGGAACGGATAAAGTATCGATTAATAGTTCTGCACTAGATAATCCTCAATTTATAAAAGATGCTGCTAACAAGTTTGGCTCTGAACGCGTTATCTTATCGATGGATGTGAAAAAGGTCGGACCTTCGAAATGGTCCGTCTTTAGTAAAGGCGGACGGGTAGATACAGGCCTAGATGCTATTGAGTGGGCCGTTCAAGGTGAAGAGTTAGGTGCAGGTGAACTAGTTATTAACAGTATCGACGGAGACGGCGAGAAGGAAGGCTATGACCTAGAACTGAATCGAACCATCGCTCAAGCGGTAAAGATTCCCATTATAGCAAGTGGCGGAGCAGGGAAGATGGAAGACTTTGAGAAAGTCTTAACAGAAGGAAAATCCGATGCGGCGTTGGCAGCCTCTGTTTTTCACTATAATGAAATCAATATCCGAACACTAAAAGACTTTTTGAAAACTAATGAGTTAGGACTGATGGACAATGACGATAGAAATTGAATCTGTTTCATTCGATGAAAAAGGGCTCATTCCCACCATCGTACAAGATAGCCAAACCGGAAAGGTCTTAATGCTCGCCTATATGAATGAAGAAGCGTTAACGAAAACGATTGAAACAAAAGAAACGTGGTTCTTTAGTCGATCACGCCAAGAATTATGGCATAAAGGCGCAACTTCTGGTAACCGTCAAATTGTGAAGCAGCTTTCATTTGATTGCGATAGCGACGCCGTACTTGTTCAAGTCGAGCCGTTGGGGCCTGCTTGTCACACTGGCAAGAAATCTTGTTTTTATAACACGAGTTTGGAGGTTGAACTATCAAACCGTGAAATCGTACACGAAGTCATCGCCGAAATTAAAAATCGCCGAGCGAATCCGATAGAAGAATCATACACATCCTATCTTTTCCGAGAAGGTATCGATAAAGTGCTCAAAAAAGTCGGCGAAGAATCAAGCGAGGTAATTATCGGTGCCAAAAATGAAGATAAAGCCGAGTTAACAAGTGAACTTGCTGACTTACTTTACCATTCGCTAGTGTTGATGGAGATTTCAGATGTTAGCCTATCCGATATTAAAGAAGAATTATTGAAAAGAAGAGCTCAATCATAATGCTAGCCACTTACAGTTAAAATGCTGTAAGTGGTTTATTTGTTTTATCGGCATATCATATAGTTGATAGGATATATGGTACAGTCTGAATTAAACAGGGGTGGTGAAAAAATGGAAAAGGTTTACGAGACAAGACATGTATATATGGCAATTGCGATTGTCGTCCTGCTGATATCTCCTATACTCCTCTTGATAATACCATCGAATGTCGCAGACACCTTGTACTTTTCCCCTGACAATTGGGGTGTCATTGTACCGGGGAAGGGCTATGTCGCCTATATTATAGCTTTTTTATTTTTACTGTTAGCCCCGGCAACTCTTTTCTTTTTAGATATAAAAAGGATTTCAATTATTTTTAGCCTAATTTTTTTACTCACAAGTGGGGTTTTCTTTTATTATGCATCGTTAACCTATACAGCTTTATCAAATGATTCAATCTCATTCAGAACCCTTTTTTCCCAGGAGCAGCACATCTATCTTTGGGAAGAAATAGACAAAGCTTTTTACTATGATCGTCTACCTGGCGACGGATTTCCAGAATTTGTATTCATTTTTATTGATGGTAATCGTTTGAGATTAACCGAAAATGGCCATGTGAAAGAGCTAAGTGGCGGTATCCGGAGTATGGCGAATGTTGAATATATAGGTGTGGACTAAGATGCATCATGTATACTGAATCTAGTAATGGTTTTAGGCTAGAGGAGGTTATGGACATGGGGTCAAAATATCTAGATATTGGGCTAGCTTTGTTTATGGGGTATTTTGCATATAATCGCTATGAGAATGGACAATATGGATTTGCAATCTTGTTTGCGATTTTAGCTTTATTCAATTTGGTTATGGCAGTAATAAAACAAAAAAATAAGGCTTCATCATAAGCAAAATCTCAGGCGAAAAAACGACTACAACCGTTTCCTTGCCTGAGATTTTTAGTTAGCGTTCTTTTTTTTATTCAGTAAAATGACAATAAATTGGACAATCAATGAAAGACCAAGTCCAAATGAAGTAATGATAAACAGCGATAGGACGCCAATTAAATCACCTTGTCCATTGGCATTCATAATGAAGTTCCGAAACATTTCAATAAAAGCAATCAATAGAAATGAACTGAACATGTAAAAGGCGATTCTTAATTTGTAAAATAATATTGAAGCCATAATGATTCCGATAATTAAGCCGAAAACAGAAAAAGCAACAAAATTTAATATTTCAATTGGTTGACCCAATACGTTTCGAATTCCGACGATTAAAAGAACAAAAGTCGACAAGCCAGCAACTACACCGATTTTACCGAAGTTATTTTCCACGATTCACACCCACCTTCTAGTCTATGATACCGAATTATTGAAGACATTTGTACAATAATGTATGAAAAGCTCGTTAAAATGGCAAAACCCCCACTCGTTTAGGAGTGGGGGTAGTTATTTGTTGAAATTTAGTCTTTTTTGGCAATAACAACAAGTTTTCCATGATCCAATTCTTTTTCAGCATCGTCGGCTTCTTCAGCAGTTAACCCTGCTGCTTCCATTTTAGAACGCAATTCATCGCCTCGAGAGGAAACTAAGTTTTTCATGCTATCCAGAAAACCTTGCTCCTTCATGCCAACTTCTTCGGTATCTAATGCATCGGAGATATTTTCTTCTCTTTCCTTATAATGCGCAAAGATATAAATGTCATCTCGAGAATAGCCTTGCATCTCCAATTTCTCGACTTCTTCTTTTGCTTGTACTGCATTTTCTACGATTGTTTTCATAGTTTATATTCCCTCCAAATTTATTTCTTACTTCTTGTATACCTACATTTCCTTAGCTCTAAACAAAACTTGTAAAAATTAATCGATAAATGAATCGGATTTCCTATATTCGTGCAGTCGTCTCCTTAGTGTGTAGGATAAAAAATTATGACAGCATAATTAATAGAAGAATCCCATTGTTAAAGGAAAGTTTAACTTTAATCGCTCGCCGCTAATCAGATTATATGGAAAAGTCGTTGTATTTAAAAAGTTTAATAGTATAATCTATAATAAGCTACTACCTTTCGGTGGGCACTAACAGTTGATTAGCATTATCTCCCAGAGTACAAGCTTACTAGGGTTGTAGGAAATATAATACGAGGGGGAATTTAGTTGAAACAGACGAAAATGCGTGCTTTATTATTTCTAGTCATTGGTTTACTTGTTATACTTTCAGCTTGTAGTGGCGGAGAAAAGAAAAATATTGCGATTGGGCCACCAGCGAGTGAAACGAATAACGTATCGAAACTAATCTTAAAAGCTTATGGAATTGAAGATGCCGACTACAATAAATTCCAAGAAGGATTTGGGGATGCGGCGGACGGTGTTCAAGATGGAAATATTGATGTTTCCATTGGGATTCTAGGATTGCCAGCAGGTAGTATCGAAAGTTTGCAAGCTTCTTCGAAAGATGTGAAAATGCTAAGTCTTTCTGATGAAGCAATAAAATATATTGAGGAAAACTCAGGGTATAGAAGATTGACGATTCCAAAGGATACGTATGATTTCTTGACTGAAGATGTTGAAACTGTAACCGCTTACGCAGTTTTAATGGGGAACACAGATACGATTGATGATGAGCTCGGATATCAGATGGCAAAAATTATGGTTGAAAATGCAAGTGAAAACACACATGATCAAGCAAAACAAATGACGCTTGAAAATGCACTTCGCGGTGCTGAAGGCTTATTAATCCATCCAGGCGCTAAAAGATATTATGAAGAACAAGGACTAACTGTCGACAACGAAGTAGCGGAACTTACTGCAAAAGAAGGCGACCGGAAATCTGAATTTATTCTAGGGACAGGAAGCCAGGGCGGAACGTATTATCCGTTAGGCGGCGAAATGGCTAGCATTTGGAATAAACATATCGATGGCGTTAATGTAACGAATACAGAAACAGGTGCTTCAGTAGAAAACTTGGCAAGTATTCGTGATGGTCATATGGACTTAGGAATGGCAGTTCACGTACCTGCTGGTCAAGCATTGAACGGCGAAGCGGATTTCAAGGACAATGAAGTGAAAAATGCAGCATTCATTGGACATATTTATCCGGAGGTCATTCAAATTGTGACAAGAGAAAAAACTAAAATTACAAGCTTTGATGATTTGAAGTAATTGCATCGATCAACATCTGAAATGAGAGGGGATACGCGACATGAAAAATGTTCAAGAAGTCGATGCACAAGCAATCCTTGAAAAGTATGATAAGGAAAATCAATTTCGTACTCAAATTGGAAAATGGGCGTGGGTCGTAACATTTCTCGGCGTCGCGTTGACAATCTTTCATTTATACACTGGATATGCAGGAACACTTCCAACGCAAAAACAAGGTGCGATTCATTTAGGTACGGCATTGGGAATTATCTTTCTCCTATATCCAGCAAAAAAAGCCTGGATGAACACACAGAAAACCGTTCCTTGGTATGATTTAATCCTGGCCTTTAGCGCGATGTATGTAGCGTATCATAAAATAATTTTCTTTGATTCTATTTTACAAAGTAGAATCTCAGGATACAGCATGCCCGATGTCATTATCTCAATCCTAGGTGTTCTTCTCGTTCTTGAAGCAACGAGAAGGACCGTCGGGTTACCGATAGTTATCGTAGCAAGCGTAGCCATTTTATACGCTCTCTATGGAAGGTTGATACCCACACAAATTTTATCGCATCCTGGATTTTCTATTGAACGTCTTGCACCAAATCTTTGGTTCCAAGAAAGTGGTGTTTTTGGGACACCCATTCAAATATCGGCAAAGTTTATTTACCTCTTTTTATTTTTCGGCGTTATTTTAGTTCACACCCCGATTGGTAAATTCTTTAATGATATCGCTTTTGCATTAACCGGTCGTTATACCGGTGGAACAGCTAAAGCTGCGGTTGTTGCGAGTGCACTACAAGGAACTGTTTCCGGAAGTTCAGTCGGCAACACAGTTGCATCTGGATCATTTACAATCCCAATGATGAAAAAAGCTGGTTTCACGCCGGAATTCGCGGGTGCTACCGAAGCTTCTGCATCTACGGGCGGACAAATAATGCCGCCGATGATGGGGGCCGCGGCTTTTATCATGATGGAATATTTAGGTGTTTCCTATGCAACAATTATGCTGGCAGCACTTGTTCCTGCCATCCTTTATTTCACGGGTATATTTATCGGGACTCATTTTGAAGCAAAAAGATTAAAAATCTATGGCATGCCAAAAGATAAATTACCGATATTTAAAGATTTGATGATTAAAAACGGCTTTATGCTTATTCCGTTATTCGTAATCATCGGTACAGTAATGATCGGATATACGCCACAACGTGCGGCATTATTCGGGATTTTGTCAGCATTTCTTGTAGCTTATGTACGGAAAGAGTCACGAATGAATATACGAGAAATTGTAAATGTATTAGAACAAGGTGCGAGAGTAGCCCTTCCAGTAATTGCAGCTGTTGCAACTGCGGGAGTTATTGCAGGGGTTGTAAGTATTACTGGGTTAGGTTCGAAATTTGCAGCTGGAGTTATTGCATTATCTAGCGGACATCTTCTTCTAGCGCTGTTCTTCACGATGATTGCATGTATTGTTCTTGGAATGGGTCTGCCAACGACAGCAAATTATGTAGTAACGGCAACGATTGCAGCCCCCGTGCTTATCAATGAGTTTGCGGTTGTGCCTTTATCTGCGCATATGTTTGTTTTCTATTTTGGAATCGTTGCGGACATCACGCCGCCTGTTTGTTTAGCCGCGTATGCGGGAGCTGGGATAGCGAAAGGTAATCCATTTAAAACTGGGGTTACAGCTGTGAAATTAGCGATTGCGGCATTCATTATCCCGTATGTGTTTATCTACAATCCAATTCTGGTGCTGGTGGATGCGACGCCGCTTAAATTATTGCTAGCAGTATCGACCGCTATTTTAGGAATGATAGGCGTGAGTAGTGCTGTTATTGGCTACTTTGCAAGAAATTCAAGGATATGGGAACGAGTTGTTTTATTTAGCGGGGGTCTTATGTTGATAGTTCCTGAATTGAAAACTAGTGCAATTGGATTCGTTTTACTAGCTGCAATTTGGTTTATCCAATCAAAAAGACCAGATGAAGCTAAAGAGCAATTAGAATCGAGTGCCATTACAGTTTAAACTGAAAAGCTAATCCGTGCTGGGTTAGCTTTTTTTTCTTCGAAAATAATGATAGGAGGTTAATTATATGGATCAAAGCGGAGTGTTATCGGGAAGGGAAGCATATATCGAGAAAACGCCTCAATCACTTGAATTTTCAAAGTCCGCTAAAAAAATTATGCCAGGTGGTGTTACCGCGAATATAAAGTTTTTCGAACCGTATCCGACAATTATGGCAAAAGGATCCGGTGCTTATCTGACCGATATCGACGGTAATGAATATGTAGATTATCTACTTTCCTATGGTGCTTTGATGACTGGCCACGGACATCCGAAAATTTTGAAAGCGATCCAGGAACAAATTACGAATGATGGAACTTTATTGTTCGGTACACCACATCATTTGGAAGTGAAAATGGGGCAGAAAATCCAACAGTTATATCCGGGTATGGAAAAATTACGATACACGAACTCTGGAACTGAAGCTACTTTGCTTTCGATTCGTCTTGCTTATGCATACACTGGTAAATATAAAATAGCAAAATTTGAAGGGCATTATCATGGCGGATTCGATCAAGTATTATTAAGTATTAATCCATCCGTAAATGCAGCGGGACCCGCGAGCAATCCGATAGCAATATCCGAGTCGAAAGGTGTAGATCCTCATCATTTTGAAAATACCATAATTTTGCCTTTTAACGATTTTGAAGCGACTAAGGAAATATTAATGATTGAAAAAGATGAAGTTGCAGCGGTAATTATAGAACCAATTCAAGGCGGTTTCATACCAGCGGAAAAGCGTTTTATGGATGAGTTGCGGAACTTAACAACTGAGTTAGGTATTCTACTAATTTTTGACGAAGTTAAAACGGGTTTCCGCGTTAGTCTAGGAGGGGCCCAGGAACTGTACGAAATTAAACCGGATATCACGACATTGGGAAAAGTGGTTGGTGGCGGTTTTCCATTCGGTATTGTTGGTGGCAAGAAGGAAATCATGGATATTAGCACACCTTCCGCAGCATCGGATGTTTTTGATAATAGTCAGAGTAAAGCCTCAAGCGCTCAAGATGTCTTATTTCATAGCGGAACGTATAATGGCCATCCAACGATACTAGCTGCAGGCATAGCAACCATTGAACTATTGGAAAATGAAATTCAGCATGTTTTTGATATGACAGATAAATTAAAAACAGGAATCAATCAATTATTCTCTACAAAAGGAATTGAATCGCAAACGATTGGTTTGGGATCTATATTCAATTTAGTACTAACAGATAGGAAACAAATTCGAAATTATCGTGATTTACAACAGTCCAATTTTAAATTGCGGAAAGAAATCGATTATCACTTGTTATCACTAGGTGTATACACAAAACCACTTAATCGTTATAGTTTATCGACTGCGCATGGTGAAAAAGAAATTGACCGCACACTAGATGCATATGAAAAGACATTGAATCGATTGTTTTAGATGCTAACGGATTATTTACGGCGTGATTGTAACGGGCCGTGAATAATCCGTTTTATTTATCTGGATACATCTAAAAATGACATTAGGTAAAAAAACTTGTTCCATTTTCAGTAATAAAGTAGTATAATGAATGGATTGTATTTTTTGAAATGAGGCAAAGAAATGAAAAAATCAATTTATGGTTTAACCCCTGAGCAGTTATCCGATTGGTTAATCGCACACGGTCAAAAAAGATTTCGTGCTGAACAAATATGGGACTGGCTCTATAAAAAACGTGTAACTAATTTTAGCGATATGAAAAACATAAATAAAGAATGCATCGAACAATTAGAAGAACAGTTCGTTATACAAACATTGGAACAGACGGTCAAACAGGAGTCTGCCGACGGAACGATTAAGTTTTTATTTAGAATGCAAGATGGTAATTTAATCGAAACGGTTTTGATGAAATTTCCATATGGTTATTCAGTTTGTGTTACAACCCAAGTTGGTTGTAATATCGGGTGCAGTTTTTGTGCGAGTGGGCTGCTTAAAAAGAGCCGCGATTTAGTTGGCGGTGAAATTGTTGAGCAAATTATGAAGGTTCAGCAACACCTTGACGCGAAAGAGTTAAATGAACGTGTCAGTCATATCGTCGTTATGGGCATTGGCGAACCGTTCGATAATTACACGAACTTGATGGATTTCTTGCGCGTTGTTAATGCGCAAAAAGGTCTTGGAATCGGAGCTCGTCATATTACCGTTTCAACAAGTGGACTGGCACATAAAATTAGGGACTTTGCGGATGAAAATCTACAAGTAAATTTGGCTGTTTCATTACATGCACCAAATGATGAGCTTCGTACAAGTATCATGAAAATTAATCGGGCATTCCCGATTGATAAACTTATGGCATCGATTGATTATTACTTGGAAACGACAAATCGTCGCATAACATTCGAATATATTTTATTGAATGATGTTAATGATCATGTTGAAGAAGCGAAACAACTTGCCAGATTGCTTGCGAATAAGCGTCATTTGTCCTATGTGAACTTGATTCCTTATAATCCTGTTGACGAACATGGACAATATAGTCGAAGTACGCCGGAAGCGATTAAATCATTCTATGAAACATTAAAAAATGCAGGAATCAATTGCGGTGTCCGTCACGAGCAAGGAACCGATATCGATGCGGCCTGCGGACAATTAAGAAGTAAACAAATTAAGAAGACAAAAGCTATATAAATCATCGACCGATGCATCAAGTTTAAGCAAAACTTGTTGCATCGTTTTTTTTATTTTAATTATTTTGGAACAATAGTTGTGGGACTAAATCTAATACTTTGTTATCATATAAAGAGAAGGCTAAAGGGGGCAAAGTTTATGAAGAAACGTGTAATTATTTTCCTGACATTCATTTTACTTTTATCGGCATGCACGAAAAAAGAAAAAGAAGTTACGCCGATGGATAGATTAGGCGAGTATGTCGATTTATGGAGTAAAGCTGAATTTACTAAAATGTACGATGAATTTATTGAAGAACGTTCAAAAGAAGCTTTTGGCAGGGAGCAGTTCATTGACCGGACTGAATTACTATATAAGGATTTGGGGATTAAAGACGTCGTCATCGAATTTGATAAGCCAGATGTCGTAGACGAAGATGAAATTTATAATAAAGAAGAAAATTATACGTACCCTGTTCAGATTAAAATGGAAACAATCGCTGGTCCCATTGAATTTGAAAAGGATGTCGTATTAAAAAGTGAAGTGCGTGAAGAAAAAGATAACTGGTACATAGAATGGGATCCATCATTCATATTGCCTGACTTAATGAAACAGGATAAGGTAGGTGTTTCGACAATACATGCAAATCGTGGAGAGATTTTCGATCGAAATGATAAGGCAATCGCAGTAAATGGCTCAGGTATTGAAGTTGGAGTAGTTCCTGGACAATTTGATGTAGATGCGGATACGAAAAAATTAGCAAGTATTCTAGGAACAACACCAGAATTTATCGATAAACAATTGAACCAAAGTTGGGTTAAACCGGATCTATTCGTTCCGATAAAGAATTTAGCTTTCACACAAGAAGCAATTTTCGATGAAGCAAAACAAATAACCGGTGTAGGATCAAAAAAAGCGGACCTTAGAGAGTATCCATATAGTCATGCACTTTCTCATTTAATCGGCTATATTGGTCGGATTAATGCGGATGAATTAGAAAAGCTTGCGGAGGACGGTTATGTGGATACAGACCTTGTCGGTAAGCGCGGATTAGAACAACTGCTCGAGAAACGACTTCGGGGGGAAGACGGTGTTCGAATTTATATTAAAAAAACGGATCATGATGCTGAAATTACAATTGCCGAAAAGTCTGCAGTAGACGGAGAAAATATTAAATTAACTATCGATGCTGATCTACAAAAGGCTACGTTTGAAGCAATGAATCATGAACCGGGAACTGCTACAGTTATTGATCCGAAAACAGGTGAAACGCTCGTTTTAGCAAGTTCACCAGCATTCGACCCCAATGAATTTGCTATCGGGGTTAGTGGTTCGCGCTATAATGAATTGACTGAGAATCCTGATGAGCCTCTCTTAAATAGATTTGCGGCATCGTATGCACCGGGTTCAGCGATTAAACCAGTAACAGCAGCAATTGGTTTAACTGCAGGAACGCTGAACCCTAAGAAAGGTCATACAATAAACGATAATAAATGGCAAAAGGATAGTTCATGGGGAAATTTCAAAGTATCACGATTATATAGCCCTCCAAATCCAGTTGATTTACAAAAAGCGCTCGTTTACTCGGATAATATCTATTTTGCGATGGAAGCATTGGCTTTGGGAAGGGACAAATTTGTTGAAGGGTTCACTAAGTTTGGTTTTGAAGAGGAAATTCCTTTTAGTTATCCACTTCGAAAGTCGCAAATCTCAAATGATGGTAAGATTGCATCAGAAGGACAACTTGCAGATACATCATTTGGACAAGGTCAAATGTTAATGAATATCGTTCATTTGGCTTCAAGTTATGGACCGATTATTAATGATGGAAAAATGGTTAAACCGATATTATTTGAAGATGAACAAAAAGGTCAAGTGTGGAAAGAGGGGCTCATTTCTCCTGAAAATGCGGCAATTCTCCGGAAAGATTTACGGGAAGTCGTCGTTAGCGGTTCTGCGAAAGATGCAAATATCCCAGCGATTAAAATTTCAGGGAAGACAGGAACGGCAGAACTAAAATCATCACAAAGCGAATCAGGGAAAGAAAATGGTTTCTTTGTCGCTTATCCCACAGAGGACATGTCATACATTATAGCAATGATGATTGAAGGTGTAGAAGATCAGGGTGGCAGTAATCATGTTGTAAAAAAAGTTGCCAATGTGATGTCAAAATAAAAAAACATTCAAGTAGCAAATTCCATTGTGATGATGGAGATTTGCTACTTTTTTGAGTTCCATGTGTAAAAGCAGATCAATTCGGGAACAAATAATAAGGAGGAGGTCGATAAAATGAGGAAAATATTTCTTTTTATCGCAGTGTTAGCACTTTCTTTAGTTGTTGTAGCTTGTGGAACGAACAAGAACGATAATAATCAAACACAAGACAAACAAACAGTTGAAGACAATAATAATGATGCAACAAGCGGAACTGAAGGAACAAATGGCACGGACACAAATACTGGAGCAAACACAAATAAACAAACAAATGCAGATAATTCAGAAGGCCTTGCCAAAATGGATGAACTTGATTACTTGGAATTCAATCTGGATATTGAATATGGAACTCAAGATGAATATGACGTAGAACTTGAAAGAAACA includes the following:
- a CDS encoding penicillin-binding transpeptidase domain-containing protein, producing the protein MKKRVIIFLTFILLLSACTKKEKEVTPMDRLGEYVDLWSKAEFTKMYDEFIEERSKEAFGREQFIDRTELLYKDLGIKDVVIEFDKPDVVDEDEIYNKEENYTYPVQIKMETIAGPIEFEKDVVLKSEVREEKDNWYIEWDPSFILPDLMKQDKVGVSTIHANRGEIFDRNDKAIAVNGSGIEVGVVPGQFDVDADTKKLASILGTTPEFIDKQLNQSWVKPDLFVPIKNLAFTQEAIFDEAKQITGVGSKKADLREYPYSHALSHLIGYIGRINADELEKLAEDGYVDTDLVGKRGLEQLLEKRLRGEDGVRIYIKKTDHDAEITIAEKSAVDGENIKLTIDADLQKATFEAMNHEPGTATVIDPKTGETLVLASSPAFDPNEFAIGVSGSRYNELTENPDEPLLNRFAASYAPGSAIKPVTAAIGLTAGTLNPKKGHTINDNKWQKDSSWGNFKVSRLYSPPNPVDLQKALVYSDNIYFAMEALALGRDKFVEGFTKFGFEEEIPFSYPLRKSQISNDGKIASEGQLADTSFGQGQMLMNIVHLASSYGPIINDGKMVKPILFEDEQKGQVWKEGLISPENAAILRKDLREVVVSGSAKDANIPAIKISGKTGTAELKSSQSESGKENGFFVAYPTEDMSYIIAMMIEGVEDQGGSNHVVKKVANVMSK
- a CDS encoding YusW family protein; protein product: MRKIFLFIAVLALSLVVVACGTNKNDNNQTQDKQTVEDNNNDATSGTEGTNGTDTNTGANTNKQTNADNSEGLAKMDELDYLEFNLDIEYGTQDEYDVELERNKDGTIEAEIEDSINGVRKEGTDAFNELYPLVKKLTIDQETSQADAIEQVLDVFNLKNDYTKFEVEITFKDGTKVEFEDIK